Below is a genomic region from Synechococcales cyanobacterium T60_A2020_003.
CTCAGCAGATTGGCAAAAACCGTCAGCAGAGTAAAGGAAATGATGGCAAGGGCGATCGCAAAGATCAGAGCATCCCGGGGCTGAATCCGACCGGAGGGCAACGGACGATGGCGAGTGCGCTCCATGTCATAGTCAATGTCACGATCGTACAAGCAGTTGATGGTATTTGCGGAGGCCGCTGCCAGCGCACCGCTAACGAGGGTAATTAGGAGCAGAAAGGGATCAACATTCCCTTGAGAGGCGATCCACATACTGCCAGCGGTGGTGATGAGCAGTAGCACAATAATGCGTGGCTTTGTGAGTTGCCAATAGCTACGAATGACCTGCCAAATGGTCTGATGGTGGCGGGGGGCATTTGTCCAGAGTGTCTCATGCATGCGTGTATTATCCTGATGCGAATCTTGAAAACGTAGAGGAATTTAGGAGTCTAAAACCGATGCTGTTCAAGGGTTAAAGTCGCTAATTTCGAAGATGTCTGGTCTCTCATAAAGAACCGGGGATGCGAGCAAAAAAGAAAGAAGGATTATAAAAGGGCAACGTTTGAGGACTCGTTTGCAGGAGTAGAGTGCTCTATCTGAGCCGTTGAAGGGCGATCGCGCCAAGCCAGCACCGTCAAACACACTAATGCTGCCAATAGACAGGCACCCATCATCTGATGGGAAACGGTCAGCGGCTCGATTTGTAAATGCAGCTTGAGGGTGGCTACACCTAACCCAATTTGAATCAACAGAAAGGCCGCCACCGCATTGGCAAATCGACGCAGCAAGGTATGAAGCGCAGGGGTTCGCCATGCCGTGATTGCCACGAGGACGGTCGCTATGGTGGCAGGAACAACGCCCGTTAAATGCGTATACAAAACACTGCACAAGCTTGATCCCGCCAGACATTGATGGACAGCCCAGCGGGAACCCACCAGCGCACCGGATAAGCTCTGAAGATAGACGAGAACGACGGCCACCAATCCAACCCAGCGTAATCGTCCGGTTGTCCCGGTGGCCTGGTACGGCAGCAGCATTGTCCCGATAATTAACAGAGTGGTGAAGAAGAGTAGCGCTGTGCCTAAGTGGGCTGTCACGATATCAAAGCGGAGCAATTCCGTAACGGTGAGGCCACCCAACACACCCTGAAACACAATTAGGCCAACCGCTAGGGTTGACGCCCACGGTAGCCATGATGGGAGGTGCGATCGCTTCCACCAGCTTAGCCCTGCGAGTCCCAGCGTCAGCATGCCAATCAGGGCGGCATCAAGGCGATGAAACCATTCCAAAAAGACTTGGAGGTTCATCTGCTGACCTGGAAAGAGGGTGCCGTAGCATAGAGGCCAGTCGGGACACGCCAACCCCGCATCCATGACGCGCGTTGCACTCCCGATCGCCATTAAGACCAACGTGGCGATCGCAATTTTCCATACCAAGCGACGAATCAGAACGTCGGGCTGGGATGCTGATAATCCTGTCGATGGCGGTGATCCTTCATAGGATGCTCCTGTTTGACCCAGAGCAGAGTTTGCCATGCTGACTCCTCCTCAACAAATGCTGGATGGCTGAACTAGAGATCGGTGCGGTTGAATCAGTAGCCTGTCAACGTTCACCATTTCAAATGGTTTCGCCACTATGCGTCTGCCGTTTTGTAAACACGCTTTGTAAACAAATGTCGCGAAACGTTCAGTGGAGACTCACCCTAACTCAACACAACGACATCAAAACCTCTAGTGACTACTTTAGTGATGGTCTTCGGAAAACTAACCAGGTTTATGATTTTCTTCGGATTGTGGAAACGGGATGGGATAAATTTGCAACATTTGCAACTCTTTTTTAAAGACCTACCAGGGATCTATTGAGTTGAGTCTGGATCGTCGATTGGGTGGCACCGCAGGTAACCCAAAGTCTCAAGCACGGTTTGCAGCCCTAGGCTCTGTAGCAAATACTACGCAAGCGCTCCCAGTCTTGAAGAATTGCTTAAGTTATGGTTTGGCTAATTTGACTCCCGCTGGGGGCTATTTTCTGGAGGTTAGCTTTTTCTGCGGTGAAAGGTGACAGAAACACAAAAGGGGCGATCGCCTATCCAGCAAGGCTTTCAAACGTTCAGATATCAAAAAAAAACGGACGCCGACACCATCGTTAGTCTCAATGCAAATTATTAAATCCAGCCTGGATTCAAAAACCTCAGTTGTACCATTGGGGATGAGTCAATCCTCATCTCTTGCTTAACGCAAAGCATTCTCTGAAGTTTCAGAGCATCACTGGAATTCACGTCAGAGATCTCTTCAGCCACCAGATCTCGAAGTAATTCCGCCTCATCCTTAATCTCTGAGTCTGTGCCCTTATTTTTTAGTTGGAACCCTACAGAACCGTGAATATCCCAACCAGTATCGCCACTATGTTGGCGGGAATCCTGATCACCTTGCTGAGTCTTTGGTACGGTCAAAACCACGGTCTCATGCCTATCGCCGCTTCCGATGAAGCAACCCTAGTGGATGGACTGTTCAATACGATGATGACCGTGGGCTTCGGTCTATTTCTGTTGGTCGAAGGCACCATCCTCATCGCTGTGATCAAATTTCGGCGCAAGCCTGACGATGAAACGGATGGCCCCCACATTGAGGGGAATATTCCTCTAGAGATTGTCTGGACAGCGATCCCCGCTGTGATCGTTCTCATGATCTCCGTTTACAGTTTCGATGTATACGGCCAGATGGGCGGATTTGATCCAGAAGCCGCCGAAGGGATGCCCGGTGTTACCCAAGTTGCAATGCTGGGCGGAGATGAGATGTCTGCACCGCTTATTGATCCCTCCCAAGCCCATCCCAAACCTCATCACCACATGATGGCGGTCGGGGTGGGGGCATCGCCCGATCGGGCTGGCCAACCCCCTGATCTCACGGTGGATGTTATGGGATTACAGTACGCCTGGATTTTTTCCTATCCCGAAAGCGGCATAGTCTCCGGCGAACTCCACGTTCCCCAAGGCAAAGATGTTCGCTTAAACATCAAAGCCCAAGATGTTTTGCACGCCTTCTGGCTCCCTGAGTTTCGCCTGAAGCAAGATGCCATTCCAGGCGAAGACACCGAGATTCGATTCACGCCGAGACGGGTCGGAGACTACCCCATCGTGTGTGCCGAGCTGTGTGGTGCCTACCACGGTTCAATGGTGTCTCGCATCTTTGTCCATTCCGAGGAGGAATACGACGCATGGCTAGGCCAGCAAGTTGCGATGCAGTCTGCCTCACCGGACACCTTGGCTCAACGTCTAGACGAGCAGATTTTGGCCTTAACAACCCCTCTATCAGATGAAGAGTTTCTAGCGCCCTATGCGCACGAGGTTGGTTTAACCGCTGCTTCTCTAGAGTCGCTGAAAGGGGCGACTCCCGTTCTGAATGAACTTCTAAGTAGCTAGACATCATTGAAATATGAATATAAGACCCCAAAAGCCCTGCGCCGACTGCTGCCCACGCGGCGTAAAGTAAAACCTGGTTTTTAATTTGGTCGAGTTACTGATTTCTTTTGTCGATCATTTGCTCTTAGCCAGGGAATTTCCTTTGCTTCAATACGGATGAACTCATGACACAAACGGATTTTCCAACAACTGCTTCACCGGACGGGGGGGCTCACTCTGGCCATCACGGTGAACGCAAATTTAGAGACTATTTCACCTTTAACCCCGATCACAAAGTCATTGGCCTTCAGTACTTGGTTACGTCCTTTGTGTTCTACATCCTGGGGGGAGTGCTGGCTACGGCAATTCGCACCGAATTGGCAACCCCGGCCTCGGATTTTGTTAGTCCAGACACTTACAACGGACTGCTGACCCTCCACGGGACGATCATGATCTTTCTGTGGATTGTGCCTGCAGGGGCGGGATTGGCCAACTATCTGATTCCGCTCATGATTGGTGCAAAGGACATGGCCTTCCCTAAGCTCAATGCCCTTGCTTTCTGGATGATCCCGCCCGGAGGATTGATGCTGATTGCCAGCTTTTTCCTGGAAACGCCCAAAGCTGGATGGACGTCCTATCCTCCTCTGAGCCTAGTTTCAGGGCAAGTTGGAGAAGGCATCTGGATTATGAGCATTTTGGTTTTGGGAACCTCTTCGATTTTGGGTGCCATTAACTTTGTGGTCACGATTTTGAAGATGCGAATTCCCACCATGCCCATGAATAAAATGCCCCTATTTTGCTGGGCGATGCTAGCAACGGCAGCGCTCATTCTGGTGGGAACTCCAGTCTTGGCGGGAGCATTAATCCTGTTGGCTTTTGATTTGTTTGCAGGGACGGCTTTCTTTAATCCCAGTGGAGGCGGAAATCCGGTTGTCTATCAGCACATGTTCTGGTTCTATTCCCATCCAGCGGTCTACATTATGGTTTTGCCGCTGTTTGGCACCATTTCTGAAGTTTTGCCTGTTCATGCCCGCAAACCGATCTTTGGCTATCAAGCGATCGCCTATTCCAGCCTCGCAATTAGCTTTTTGGGGTTGATTGTGTGGGCACACCACATGTTCACCAGTGGCACTCCGGCTTGGCTGCGGATGTTCTTCATGATTGCCACGATGGTGATTGCTGTGCCGACGGGGATTAAGATCTTTGGCTGGTTAGCCACCGTTTGGGGGGGCAAGATCTCACTGAACAGCGCCATGCTCTTTGGACTAGGGTTTATTGCCGTCTTTGTGATCGGCGGGATCAGTGGCGTCATGCTGGCTTCGGTGCCCTTTGATATCCACGTCCATGACACCTATTTCGTCGTGGCGCACATGCACTACGTCCTCTTTGGCGGATCTGTGTTTGGGATCTATGCCGGAATCTATCATTGGTATCCCAAAATGACGGGACGCATGATGAACGAACCCCTGGGACGCATCCATTTTGTGCTGACTTTTATTGGCATGAATCTTACTTTCTTGCCCATGCACGAACTGGGTTTGCTGGGTATGAACCGTCGCGTGGCAATGTACGATCCCCGCTTTGCGGATCTCAATGTGCTGTGTACCGCAGGCAGCTATCTCCTGGCGATATCTACCCTTCCATTTTTGTTTAACGCCATCTGGAGTGTGTTTAAGGGTAAGCCTGCGGGCGATAATCCCTGGCGGGCACTAACGATGGAATGGCAAACCACATCGCCCCCCGCCATCGAGAATTTTGAAGGTGTTCCAGTCCTGAAAACGGGTCCCTATGATTATGGCCTGGAGCGCAACGGTAGCCAGCCCGGTTTGGCATCTTCGGATACCCCTGCTCTTTCCGGGGGATCGCCCACATAGAACCGTTGATTCATTCGCTAGGGGCGATCGCGCCCCGGTTCAGTCTCTATTTTCTTTTGTCCTCCTGCACGTTACCGAAACGCCTATGCAAGGTTCCACTATTAATTCTGCTGATGCAGCCCTCGGTTACGAATCCGCCGCTACAGCCGGACACGAGGAACACCCTGATCTCCGTATCTTTGGCCTGATTTGCTTCTTTTTTGCAGAGGCGATGATCTTTGCGGGGTTATTTCTGGCCTATGTCACCTTCCGCGCGGTTGCACCTGTTTGGCCTCCGGAGGGAACGCCAGAACGGGAACTGCTGCTTCCTGGCATTAACACCATCATTCTGATCAGCAGTAGTTTTGTGATTCACAATGCTGAAGGAGCTATTAAGAAAAACGATGTCAATGGTCTCAAACTTTGGTTTGGCCTAACCGCATTAATGGGGGCGATCTTCCTAGCGGGACAGCTTTATGAATACAACCACCTAGAGTTTGGACTGAAGACCAATCTGTATGCCAGCACCTTTTATGTCCTGACTGGATTTCACGGTCTACACGTCTTCTTTGGACTGTTGTTGATCTTGGCGGTGCTGTGGCGATCGCGCAAACCTGGTCACTACTCTAGCGAACATCACTTTGGTGTAGAGGCGGCAGAACTGTACTGGCACTTTGTCGATGTCATCTGGATCATCCTCTTCGTGCTGCTTTACCTACTCTAAGCAACGACGGGACTCTACTAGCAAGTGTCTAAATCTCTTACAATCGTTGCGCGGCAGTGTCGTGCAACGATTTATGTTTATGTAGTGATAGTTTTGCTGCTTCAGCGCTCTTGTGATTATGAGACTGTCTGGAATTGTTCCAAATCACAAACAGCTAAACCAGATTGCGCTAAGGTCTGGATCATAGCGCTTAGGGCGAATTGAACGAATTCAGTCTAATTTGATTAAGGAGTTTGACAACTGCCCTGAATGGCAAGGCAGATCGCTATAAGTTGTACACAGGGAAAAAGCAGATGAGATGGCTGAACCGCAATGTCGCTCTCATCCTGGGATATGGGAGCCCTTAGTTACAGAGCAGCACTAGGATGGCGATCGCTCTAAGACCCTGTTCAACCCTCTTCTATTGCCTGCCCTCATCATGTTAGTGAACCGTTCACTTCGTTAGAGACATCTCAGGATGTTTAACGCTACCGAGCTACTCATTGACAACTTCGTTCAGGACCTCAAAAGCGGCTACCGTCGCGCGTACGGAAGCCTTAAGGCTGAGTATGAGGAAATTATTGGCTGGATTGGATCGATGGCTTTAGAGAACATTGCCAACAGCGATGCGCTCTACCACAACGTTGAGCATACAATTCTCGTCACCCTCGTTGGGCAGGAAATCCTGAGGGGCAAACACATTCGCGAAGGGGGCGTATCGTCCGACGACTGGCTGCATTTCGTTATTTCGCTGCTTTGCCACGATATTGGCTATGTGAAAGGCGTTTGCCGGGATGATAAGCCGGGGCTATATGCAACGGGGCAGCCTGGTGAGATGGTCGAACTGGGGCCTGGGGCATCTGATGCGTCCCTAACCCCCTATCACGTCGATCGCGGCAAGTTGTTTGTAGACGAACGCTTTGGCAACAATCCTCGGATTAGTGCTGAAATTATTAAACGCAACATTGAACTGACCCGGTTTCCGGTTCCCGATAAGGACGATCACAAAGATACGGTTCACTATCCAGGACTGATTCGGGCTGCCGATCTGATCGGTCAACTGAGCGATCCCCGGTATTTGAAGAAAATTGGGGCGCTTTATTATGAGTTCCATGAAACCGGGGAAAGTGCCCGTTTAGGCTACGAACATCCGGGGGATTTGCGCCGCAACTATCCCAAGTTTTATTGGAACGTGGTTTATCCCTACATCAAAGACGGAATGCGCTATCTAGAGCTAACCCAGCAGGGCAAGCAAATTTTGGCCAATCTCTACTCCAACGTCTTTATGGTGGAACACGATGTTCAACTAACGAACATGATGACGCCCAACTAAAGCACCAGATGTTCAACTAACGAACATGATGACGCCCAACTAAAGCACCATTAGGTTCACTCAGACGACCCGTGCTAAACGTTGCCGAGTTTGCGTCTTGGATGTGATTAGATTGAGCGTAAAGCCCTATGGCAATAACCCAAGCAACGCTGACAATCACAGTATGAAAGACTTTTTTCATGGTGTCCTCCGGCAGGGTTAGCATCGCGTTTGGCTTTAGTGTTCCCACAGATATAGCCTCAAGCCCGTTCCTTGAGATTTCGTAAATTCCTCTAGTGGTTTAACGGGAGATCACTGAGGAGTGTGTAGCGCATTTCCTGCGATCGCCTGGGGAATTCACGTATCCAGTCCCCTCAGTCGGTTACGTTCGTTGATGATCGTGCGATCGCCCTTCATCCATATCCCGATTCCCAAAGACCTCCAAAATCTCCGCTAAAATCTGACAGGGGAACGGTATCAGCCTTCTCAGGACATAAGGGATTGGCCTAAATTATGGTTTTGAATCCGATGGTGAGTGCGATCGCCCTTCTCGTGGCGTGTTTCATCCTAGGCGCGTTGCCCCTGGTGGGGTGGATCACGCGGTCGCTCACGGGAAAACAGTTGCGCGAGATTGGGACAGGCAATATCGGCGTTTCGGCGGCCTTCTACCACGGTGGGCAGGGGGTGGGCATCTTAGCTGTACTCAGCGAAGCCTTTAAAGGAATTGCGGCGGTGCTGTTGGCACAGTGGCTTTTCCCAACGGTTCCGGCTTGGTGCATCCTTGCCCTGATCGCTTTGGTTCTGGGACGCTATAGCATCGGGAAAGGGGCTGGCACAACCAACGTCGTTTGGGGCTTTGTCGCCTATGACTGGCGAATTGCGCTACTGGTTTTTGTGCTGGGAGGTATTGGATTTACCTTGTTACGAGAGCGGCGCACCGGACGGATTGGCGTCTTGGTATTGGTGGTGGTGATTACCGCATTACTCCATCCCCAGCAACCGGGTGTTGTGGTCGCTACGATGTTCCTGTGTACGCTCATCGGCTGGATCTACAGCCAAGTTCCGGACGATTTGGATCTGCCGATCCATGCTGCCCAAACGGAATCCCGCCAAATGTTTCAATTTTTCCGGGGCGATCGCGCCCTTAAATCCCTCGATCAACCCCTCGATCCCAAACAAGCAGGAACCAAAGCCGCGACATTGGCTCTGCTGCGTCGAGAGGGATACCCGGTTCCGATGGGCTGGGTGCTGCCTGCGGGGGACGACATGACGCCACTGCTCGAAATGCTAAAACCCTCACCGAAGCATCCCGTTGTGGTGCGATCCTCGGCGACGGGTGAAGATACCGAGTTCGCATCGGCAGCGGGGCAGTATGAGTCATTTCTGAATATCCAAAGTACGCTGGCGTTAGAGAATGCGATCGCCCAGTGTCAACTGTCCTACACCTCGGCACGTGCCCAGCAGTATCGGCGCGATCGCGGCATTCCCGATGGGGCGATCGCCGTTCTCGTCCAAGAACAAGTGCAGGGAGCCTTTTCGGGGGTGGCGTTCAGTCGAGATCCCATCGTTCGCAGTGGGGATGCTGTAGTCATTGAAGCCCTACCCGGAACCGCCACCCAAGTCGTATCGGGACGAGTAACCCCAGAGCAATACCGAGTCTATGTTGCCGATGCAGCGATGGCGGGCGATCGCTCTGATTGGCGACTGCCGAACGGGATCACCTTGCCCATGGAGGGAGAAGGCGACGTTCCTCCGTACCTGATTCAACAAGTCGCGTATCTCGCTCGTCACTTAGAACAGCGCTTTCACGGCATTCCCCAAGATATCGAGTGGAGCTACGACGGACAGCAACTCTGGCTCTTGCAGGCACGCCCGATCACAACGCTGCTCCCCCTCTGGACGCGCAAGATTGCCGCAGAAGTGATTCCCGGTTTTATTCGTCCCCTCACCTGGTCGATCAACCGTCCGCTAACCTGTGGAGTTTGGGGCAAGCTGTTTACGATTGTGCTGGGCGATCGTGCCGATGGCTTAGATTTCACGGAAACCGCAACCCTCCACTATTCCGCCGCCTATTTCAATGCAACATTGCTGGGCGACTTGTTTCGACGGATGGGTTTGCCTGCGGAAAGCCTAGATTTCCTGACCCGTGGAGCAAAATTTAGTAAGCCTCCGTTGCGATCAACGCTCCAAAATATTCCCGGCCTGTTGCGCCTCGCTGGACGGGAGTTCGCTTTGGAGAAGGATTTCGCAATGAGCGATCGCCAGTATTTCGCGCCCGGAATTCAGGCGCTCCGCTCCGAGGATCTGTCCACACTCCCCGATCTGGCATTGCTGACTCGGATCGACACCATCTTGGAGCTGCTAGAACACGCCACCTACTACAGCATCCTCGCACCGATTAGCGCCTCTCTGCGGCGAGCCGTTCTCCGAGTCGATGCGGCTCAGTTGGATAATCAGTCTACGCCCGAAGTTGCCGTAGTGCGATCGCTCCAAGCCTTAGCCGATCGCGCTCGTCCGTTAGTCGAATCGTCTACCTCTGCCCCGACCCTCTTTGACCAACTTCGCCAAACCCCAGAGGGACAGGCGATCCTAGAGGAATTTGATCATATTCTGGACAGCTACGGGTATCTCAGCGAAGTTGGCACGGATATTGCCGTACCCACCTGGCGCGAAGTACCTGACCCCGTTCAGGCGATGTTCGCCCAGTTCGTTTTGAATCCGCCGCCAGTCTCGTCGCGTTCCCCCCGGACGTTAGGCTGGGCGGGTCAAAAAGCTCAGCGTCGGCTCAATCTGAAAGGGCGGGTCACTGAGGTTTACAGCTATTTGCTCGCGGCTCTACGCTGGACGTTTATTGAACTGGAGCAGCGTTGGTTAGAAGCCGGACACCTCACCGCCGCAGGCGATCTCTTTTTCCTGGAAATGGATGACATTCGGCAAATTCTGTTGGCATCCAACGAAACGAACTGGGAAGCAGTGACGGCACGCATTGAAGATCGGCGATCGCACTTTAATCTCAACCGCAAACTGTTGCCACCCGCATTAGTTTATGGGAACGATCCACCGGAATTAACCCAACCGTTTGCTGCGCCGACCACAACGCAACAACAGCTTACAGGCATTGGCGCTAGTCCCGGACAGGTGGAAGGCACCTTTCAGGTGGTCACTCAATTTAATGCGGATCTGTCAATTAACAAAGAGATGATTCTGGTTGTTCCCTACACCGACGCTGGGTGGGCACCTCTCCTCGTTAGAGCCGGAGGGATCGTGGCGGATATAGGGGGACAACTGTCCCACGGGGCGATCGTGGCGCGGGAATATGGGATTCCTGCCGTGATGAATGTTCACAATGCCACCCAGATCCTTAACACAGGGCAACGAATTCGCTTGGATGGACAGCGGGGGACTGTAAAGATTCTGTAATTCTGGCGAAATTGAAACGAACCCATTACTCTTAAGAGAGGCGATGTATCCCCCCCATGGGGGATAATTGACAGGGGGATTCCCCAAGAATATCGCCAAGTCTTAGCACAAAGAGGTATAAGCCCGTGGTTGCAATTTCCGAGCAAACTACCCCCATCTCTATCGGAGCTCATCAGAGCGATCGCGTCGCCGTCTTGTTAATGG
It encodes:
- a CDS encoding UbiA family prenyltransferase, whose protein sequence is MHETLWTNAPRHHQTIWQVIRSYWQLTKPRIIVLLLITTAGSMWIASQGNVDPFLLLITLVSGALAAASANTINCLYDRDIDYDMERTRHRPLPSGRIQPRDALIFAIALAIISFTLLTVFANLL
- a CDS encoding heme A synthase, yielding MANSALGQTGASYEGSPPSTGLSASQPDVLIRRLVWKIAIATLVLMAIGSATRVMDAGLACPDWPLCYGTLFPGQQMNLQVFLEWFHRLDAALIGMLTLGLAGLSWWKRSHLPSWLPWASTLAVGLIVFQGVLGGLTVTELLRFDIVTAHLGTALLFFTTLLIIGTMLLPYQATGTTGRLRWVGLVAVVLVYLQSLSGALVGSRWAVHQCLAGSSLCSVLYTHLTGVVPATIATVLVAITAWRTPALHTLLRRFANAVAAFLLIQIGLGVATLKLHLQIEPLTVSHQMMGACLLAALVCLTVLAWRDRPSTAQIEHSTPANESSNVALL
- a CDS encoding cytochrome c oxidase subunit II, giving the protein MNIPTSIATMLAGILITLLSLWYGQNHGLMPIAASDEATLVDGLFNTMMTVGFGLFLLVEGTILIAVIKFRRKPDDETDGPHIEGNIPLEIVWTAIPAVIVLMISVYSFDVYGQMGGFDPEAAEGMPGVTQVAMLGGDEMSAPLIDPSQAHPKPHHHMMAVGVGASPDRAGQPPDLTVDVMGLQYAWIFSYPESGIVSGELHVPQGKDVRLNIKAQDVLHAFWLPEFRLKQDAIPGEDTEIRFTPRRVGDYPIVCAELCGAYHGSMVSRIFVHSEEEYDAWLGQQVAMQSASPDTLAQRLDEQILALTTPLSDEEFLAPYAHEVGLTAASLESLKGATPVLNELLSS
- the ctaD gene encoding cytochrome c oxidase subunit I, coding for MTQTDFPTTASPDGGAHSGHHGERKFRDYFTFNPDHKVIGLQYLVTSFVFYILGGVLATAIRTELATPASDFVSPDTYNGLLTLHGTIMIFLWIVPAGAGLANYLIPLMIGAKDMAFPKLNALAFWMIPPGGLMLIASFFLETPKAGWTSYPPLSLVSGQVGEGIWIMSILVLGTSSILGAINFVVTILKMRIPTMPMNKMPLFCWAMLATAALILVGTPVLAGALILLAFDLFAGTAFFNPSGGGNPVVYQHMFWFYSHPAVYIMVLPLFGTISEVLPVHARKPIFGYQAIAYSSLAISFLGLIVWAHHMFTSGTPAWLRMFFMIATMVIAVPTGIKIFGWLATVWGGKISLNSAMLFGLGFIAVFVIGGISGVMLASVPFDIHVHDTYFVVAHMHYVLFGGSVFGIYAGIYHWYPKMTGRMMNEPLGRIHFVLTFIGMNLTFLPMHELGLLGMNRRVAMYDPRFADLNVLCTAGSYLLAISTLPFLFNAIWSVFKGKPAGDNPWRALTMEWQTTSPPAIENFEGVPVLKTGPYDYGLERNGSQPGLASSDTPALSGGSPT
- a CDS encoding heme-copper oxidase subunit III; the encoded protein is MQGSTINSADAALGYESAATAGHEEHPDLRIFGLICFFFAEAMIFAGLFLAYVTFRAVAPVWPPEGTPERELLLPGINTIILISSSFVIHNAEGAIKKNDVNGLKLWFGLTALMGAIFLAGQLYEYNHLEFGLKTNLYASTFYVLTGFHGLHVFFGLLLILAVLWRSRKPGHYSSEHHFGVEAAELYWHFVDVIWIILFVLLYLL
- a CDS encoding metal-dependent phosphohydrolase, with translation MFNATELLIDNFVQDLKSGYRRAYGSLKAEYEEIIGWIGSMALENIANSDALYHNVEHTILVTLVGQEILRGKHIREGGVSSDDWLHFVISLLCHDIGYVKGVCRDDKPGLYATGQPGEMVELGPGASDASLTPYHVDRGKLFVDERFGNNPRISAEIIKRNIELTRFPVPDKDDHKDTVHYPGLIRAADLIGQLSDPRYLKKIGALYYEFHETGESARLGYEHPGDLRRNYPKFYWNVVYPYIKDGMRYLELTQQGKQILANLYSNVFMVEHDVQLTNMMTPN
- a CDS encoding glycerol-3-phosphate acyltransferase, whose translation is MVLNPMVSAIALLVACFILGALPLVGWITRSLTGKQLREIGTGNIGVSAAFYHGGQGVGILAVLSEAFKGIAAVLLAQWLFPTVPAWCILALIALVLGRYSIGKGAGTTNVVWGFVAYDWRIALLVFVLGGIGFTLLRERRTGRIGVLVLVVVITALLHPQQPGVVVATMFLCTLIGWIYSQVPDDLDLPIHAAQTESRQMFQFFRGDRALKSLDQPLDPKQAGTKAATLALLRREGYPVPMGWVLPAGDDMTPLLEMLKPSPKHPVVVRSSATGEDTEFASAAGQYESFLNIQSTLALENAIAQCQLSYTSARAQQYRRDRGIPDGAIAVLVQEQVQGAFSGVAFSRDPIVRSGDAVVIEALPGTATQVVSGRVTPEQYRVYVADAAMAGDRSDWRLPNGITLPMEGEGDVPPYLIQQVAYLARHLEQRFHGIPQDIEWSYDGQQLWLLQARPITTLLPLWTRKIAAEVIPGFIRPLTWSINRPLTCGVWGKLFTIVLGDRADGLDFTETATLHYSAAYFNATLLGDLFRRMGLPAESLDFLTRGAKFSKPPLRSTLQNIPGLLRLAGREFALEKDFAMSDRQYFAPGIQALRSEDLSTLPDLALLTRIDTILELLEHATYYSILAPISASLRRAVLRVDAAQLDNQSTPEVAVVRSLQALADRARPLVESSTSAPTLFDQLRQTPEGQAILEEFDHILDSYGYLSEVGTDIAVPTWREVPDPVQAMFAQFVLNPPPVSSRSPRTLGWAGQKAQRRLNLKGRVTEVYSYLLAALRWTFIELEQRWLEAGHLTAAGDLFFLEMDDIRQILLASNETNWEAVTARIEDRRSHFNLNRKLLPPALVYGNDPPELTQPFAAPTTTQQQLTGIGASPGQVEGTFQVVTQFNADLSINKEMILVVPYTDAGWAPLLVRAGGIVADIGGQLSHGAIVAREYGIPAVMNVHNATQILNTGQRIRLDGQRGTVKIL